A part of Candidatus Electrothrix aestuarii genomic DNA contains:
- the cobU gene encoding bifunctional adenosylcobinamide kinase/adenosylcobinamide-phosphate guanylyltransferase: MLTLITGGSRSGKSAFAQQQAEQIDGPRLFIATCPRIDPEMDERILRHQQDREGLGWQTAEVPLRLAEELERTPAGTTVLIDCLTLWINNLMYEAEQQGQEISEDQISALAEELTRAARKHQGQVFLVTNEVGLGIVPDNPMVRRYRDLVGRCNQVIAAFADQVFLVSCGIPMQLK; encoded by the coding sequence GTGTTAACCCTCATCACCGGCGGTAGCCGTTCCGGCAAATCCGCCTTTGCCCAGCAGCAGGCTGAACAGATTGACGGCCCTCGCCTCTTTATTGCCACCTGTCCCCGCATTGACCCGGAAATGGACGAACGCATCCTCCGGCATCAGCAGGACCGGGAAGGGCTGGGCTGGCAAACCGCCGAGGTACCGCTTCGCTTAGCAGAAGAGCTGGAGCGCACCCCTGCCGGAACCACGGTCCTTATTGACTGCCTTACCCTCTGGATCAATAACCTGATGTACGAGGCGGAACAGCAAGGGCAGGAAATCAGCGAAGATCAAATCTCCGCCTTGGCCGAAGAATTGACCCGCGCCGCCCGCAAGCACCAAGGGCAAGTTTTCCTGGTCACCAATGAAGTTGGCCTGGGCATTGTCCCGGATAATCCAATGGTCCGACGCTACCGTGATCTGGTCGGACGCTGCAATCAGGTAATTGCTGCTTTTGCTGATCAGGTTTTTCTGGTAAGTTGCGGAATCCCTATGCAGTTAAAGTAA
- the cobS gene encoding adenosylcobinamide-GDP ribazoletransferase has product MRLFTRRGSGNRRRKKTVRFQRKAPEQKRQVEPGTHQPHQPLNRAIITQIGSFVAALRFLSIIPFAGSFGTSEEELARSVSFFPLIGLLFSCIAVPLAWAMHLVLPPAVTAVLTVLLLLSFSGGLHLDGLADTADGFFSARPRERMLEIMRDSATGAMGVIALALLLSLKIACLASMKSQLLIAVFLMPLAGRMAILLLMAMLPYARPEGGLGSLFKGSFYSQQALIRAGAALLVLSGLSWAAAGTQGLLAVFAVLFMSACFAFLCRRKIGGVTGDTLGAACELAEAIVALVFTLNLGGLL; this is encoded by the coding sequence ATGAGACTCTTTACCAGGCGCGGCTCAGGCAATCGGCGCAGAAAAAAAACAGTACGGTTTCAAAGAAAGGCTCCTGAACAAAAACGGCAGGTCGAGCCGGGAACGCATCAGCCTCATCAACCGCTAAACAGGGCCATCATTACCCAGATAGGTTCCTTTGTCGCGGCCCTGCGTTTCCTCTCGATTATTCCCTTTGCAGGCAGCTTCGGGACAAGTGAAGAGGAATTGGCCCGATCTGTTTCCTTCTTCCCCTTAATCGGCCTTTTATTCAGCTGCATCGCTGTTCCCCTGGCCTGGGCCATGCATTTGGTGCTTCCTCCAGCAGTGACAGCGGTTCTCACGGTGCTGCTCCTGCTCTCCTTTTCCGGTGGGCTGCACCTGGATGGTCTGGCCGACACAGCAGACGGATTTTTCAGTGCCCGGCCCCGTGAGCGGATGCTGGAGATCATGCGGGATTCAGCCACCGGGGCTATGGGCGTTATTGCCCTGGCCCTACTCCTTTCCCTCAAAATTGCCTGCTTGGCCTCCATGAAAAGCCAGCTTCTTATCGCGGTTTTTCTCATGCCCCTTGCCGGACGCATGGCTATCCTCCTTCTGATGGCCATGCTGCCTTATGCCCGCCCTGAAGGAGGACTGGGCAGCCTGTTCAAAGGTTCTTTTTATTCCCAGCAGGCGCTGATCCGGGCAGGAGCAGCCCTCCTGGTCCTCAGCGGTCTTTCCTGGGCCGCAGCAGGTACCCAGGGCTTGCTCGCTGTCTTTGCCGTATTATTCATGAGCGCTTGCTTTGCCTTCCTTTGTCGCCGAAAAATTGGCGGCGTGACCGGTGACACCTTGGGTGCAGCCTGCGAGCTGGCAGAGGCTATTGTTGCCCTTGTCTTCACTCTGAACCTGGGTGGCCTCCTATGA
- a CDS encoding ATPase has product MLLADFGTSYTKLFTTGPEGNEPRTPRIVPTRELDPEFMADLATGHNAKRRGKEAVNELIALAKGGRRLIAEPDAVLLDCGSRDIKFIRYQDFEVADMGWNAECGASMGFTIELLESYYKIDYSKVAVPETGFSVTCGVLGMSNIFDAVVTGSSETEAVAKFVRGIARNAFRFAGSPDKLYLSGGLCDNPLFLGCFPCEVVPLGRFVLLEGLRAHLMSKEK; this is encoded by the coding sequence ATGCTGCTGGCTGATTTCGGGACCTCCTACACCAAGCTTTTCACAACAGGACCAGAGGGCAACGAACCACGTACTCCACGTATTGTCCCCACCCGTGAGCTTGATCCAGAATTTATGGCTGATCTTGCCACTGGTCATAACGCCAAGCGACGGGGAAAAGAAGCTGTGAATGAGCTGATTGCCTTGGCTAAGGGGGGGCGCCGCCTGATTGCTGAGCCCGATGCAGTGCTGCTCGACTGCGGCAGTCGGGACATTAAGTTCATTCGCTACCAGGACTTTGAGGTGGCAGATATGGGCTGGAATGCCGAGTGCGGGGCCTCAATGGGGTTCACCATTGAGCTGCTGGAATCCTATTACAAAATTGATTACAGTAAGGTGGCTGTTCCGGAGACGGGCTTTTCCGTCACCTGCGGCGTCCTTGGTATGAGCAATATCTTTGATGCTGTGGTCACAGGCAGTTCAGAAACCGAGGCCGTGGCAAAATTTGTCCGAGGTATTGCCCGTAATGCCTTCCGCTTTGCCGGTTCTCCAGATAAACTCTATCTCTCGGGTGGTCTCTGCGATAACCCACTTTTTCTTGGTTGCTTTCCTTGTGAGGTTGTGCCATTGGGGAGATTTGTGCTCCTGGAGGGGCTTAGGGCACATTTGATGAGCAAGGAGAAATAG
- a CDS encoding cobyric acid synthase yields the protein MSGHGGNTRELATRLGCQPEEILDFSANINPLGPPEYLWNLLAGRLEDIVQYPDPDSTELVQALAEQYQLAPEQIVPGNGTSDLLYACLRAVGANPCVRPSGKGRHRDLPLHDSQTERKIRRALIPVPAYIDYHQACEQAGLEVVPLPLSADDDFQPNLDNIFTSLQSGDLLILGQPNNPTGRMIDRESLLTLADQHQDVLFLLDEAFAGFVAGYTSLAGSRENIITLCSLTKLFAVPGLRLGFLAASQELCQDIKRQLAPWSVNALAQAAGQAMIQDTEYVRNTQELIRVNREALYRDLAAIPSLRVIPGAADFLLIQLKNKLTAMTATELANQLLQQAKIAIRVCANYEGLDEQYFRVAVRSQEENDRLVIALREILLPKEQACSTRCGSRIKKTPSLMLLGTGSDVGKSVLVAGICRILLQDGVRVAPFKAQNMSLNSYVTRDGGEMGRAQVVQAQACRLDPDVRMNPVLLKPSSDVGSQIIVHGKPVGNMRVADYVRYKEQAWQEVCQTYDELAADFDCIILEGAGSPGEVNLKSHDIVNMRMAQYSQSPALLVGDIDRGGVYASFIGHVAVMAPWERQLLAGFLVNRFRGDASLLADAHDFVEQRTGKPVIGVVPWLNDLGLPQEDSVSFKAGLYNSAEPAGEHVEIALIDLPHISNFTDLEPLLEEKDVWLRTVRRVDDLGEPDCIILPGSKNVVGDLNWLAQSGLDKAIIQRAELGCQITGICGGFQILGKTLTDPHGIEGELGSMLHGLALLDLVTELAADKTLIRREGVHLPSGQPVHGYEIHHGQSSSGDSSASKSLLSFTDGASCGVANQTGRIWGSYLHGIFDSDPFRRWFINQLRVAKGLPALIGQDAKYDLEPALDRLAAVLRQEMDMDTVYNLLGI from the coding sequence ATGAGCGGGCACGGTGGGAATACCAGAGAGCTCGCTACTCGTTTGGGATGCCAGCCGGAAGAAATTCTGGATTTCAGCGCTAACATCAACCCCCTTGGTCCGCCGGAGTATCTCTGGAATCTGCTGGCTGGCCGCCTGGAGGATATTGTCCAATATCCTGATCCAGATTCCACGGAATTAGTGCAAGCCCTTGCAGAACAATATCAATTAGCTCCCGAGCAGATTGTACCAGGAAACGGCACCTCGGACCTGCTTTATGCCTGCCTGCGCGCTGTAGGGGCGAACCCCTGTGTTCGCCCTTCAGGCAAGGGCAGGCACAGGGACCTGCCCCTACATGATTCCCAGACAGAACGAAAGATACGTCGGGCACTCATCCCGGTTCCTGCCTATATTGATTATCATCAGGCCTGCGAACAGGCTGGTCTTGAGGTTGTGCCTCTTCCTCTCTCTGCGGATGATGATTTTCAACCCAACCTGGATAATATTTTCACCTCACTTCAGTCTGGTGATCTACTAATTCTCGGCCAACCCAATAATCCCACCGGCAGGATGATTGACCGAGAGTCCCTGCTGACCCTGGCAGATCAGCACCAGGATGTTCTTTTCCTCCTTGATGAGGCCTTTGCCGGATTTGTTGCAGGCTATACCTCCTTGGCCGGAAGCCGGGAAAATATCATCACCCTCTGCTCACTGACCAAACTCTTTGCTGTACCCGGCCTGCGGCTGGGTTTCCTGGCCGCATCTCAAGAACTCTGCCAGGATATCAAGCGCCAGCTTGCCCCGTGGTCGGTGAACGCCTTGGCCCAGGCTGCTGGTCAAGCCATGATTCAGGATACCGAGTATGTTCGCAATACCCAGGAACTGATCAGGGTAAACCGTGAAGCCCTCTATCGAGACCTGGCCGCCATTCCTTCCCTCCGGGTTATTCCCGGTGCAGCAGATTTCCTCTTAATCCAGCTGAAGAACAAACTGACAGCCATGACAGCTACAGAGCTGGCAAACCAGCTCTTGCAGCAGGCCAAAATCGCTATCAGAGTCTGTGCTAATTATGAAGGCCTGGATGAACAGTATTTCCGGGTGGCGGTGCGTTCACAAGAAGAGAATGACCGCTTAGTTATTGCATTGCGCGAAATTTTGTTGCCAAAAGAGCAAGCATGTTCCACGAGGTGCGGTTCCCGCATCAAAAAAACACCTTCCCTGATGCTCCTCGGCACAGGCTCAGATGTGGGTAAAAGCGTACTGGTGGCGGGTATCTGCCGAATTCTTTTGCAAGACGGCGTCCGGGTCGCTCCGTTCAAGGCCCAGAACATGTCGCTGAACTCCTACGTGACCAGAGATGGAGGAGAGATGGGCCGAGCCCAGGTGGTGCAGGCCCAGGCCTGCCGCCTTGATCCTGATGTACGCATGAACCCGGTGCTCCTGAAACCATCTTCCGACGTGGGCAGCCAGATCATTGTTCACGGCAAACCTGTCGGCAATATGCGGGTGGCAGATTATGTCCGCTATAAGGAGCAGGCCTGGCAGGAGGTCTGCCAAACATATGACGAGCTGGCAGCGGATTTCGACTGTATTATTCTCGAAGGAGCAGGCAGTCCGGGCGAGGTCAATCTGAAATCCCATGACATCGTCAATATGCGCATGGCCCAATACAGTCAATCTCCGGCTCTGTTGGTGGGGGATATTGATCGGGGCGGGGTCTATGCCTCTTTTATCGGACATGTGGCTGTTATGGCCCCTTGGGAGCGGCAATTACTGGCTGGCTTCCTGGTTAACCGCTTCCGTGGCGATGCCTCTTTGCTGGCAGATGCCCATGATTTTGTGGAACAACGAACCGGCAAACCCGTGATCGGGGTAGTACCCTGGCTCAATGATCTTGGTTTGCCTCAGGAGGACTCAGTCAGCTTTAAGGCGGGCCTATATAATAGTGCAGAGCCTGCAGGCGAACATGTAGAAATTGCCCTGATTGACCTGCCTCATATCTCCAATTTCACCGATCTGGAGCCTCTACTGGAGGAAAAAGATGTCTGGCTGCGCACGGTTCGGCGGGTGGATGACTTGGGCGAACCGGACTGCATAATCCTGCCGGGATCCAAGAACGTGGTGGGTGATTTGAACTGGCTGGCGCAAAGCGGCCTGGACAAGGCAATCATTCAACGAGCTGAACTGGGCTGCCAGATAACAGGGATCTGCGGAGGATTTCAGATCCTCGGTAAAACTCTTACTGACCCGCATGGCATTGAGGGAGAGCTAGGCAGTATGCTGCATGGTCTGGCTCTGCTGGACCTTGTCACGGAGCTTGCGGCGGATAAAACCCTGATCCGCCGCGAGGGAGTTCATCTGCCGTCCGGCCAGCCTGTGCATGGGTATGAAATTCATCACGGGCAAAGCAGCAGCGGTGATAGCTCCGCATCAAAATCGTTGCTGTCCTTTACAGACGGGGCATCCTGCGGCGTTGCGAACCAGACCGGACGAATCTGGGGCAGCTATCTGCACGGCATCTTTGACTCTGACCCTTTCCGCCGCTGGTTCATCAATCAGCTTCGCGTTGCAAAGGGCCTGCCTGCCTTGATTGGACAAGACGCGAAATATGATCTCGAACCGGCTCTGGACCGATTGGCAGCGGTGTTGCGGCAGGAGATGGATATGGATACCGTGTACAACCTGTTAGGGATCTAA
- the mltG gene encoding endolytic transglycosylase MltG, giving the protein MRSFCLFFLLATFLLCLAVGGWFAAYVFTPSPGTEKRIVDIPKGAGVRQIQSLLALKEIIIADDIRFLTLARLFHVLDHPPRLRAGEFEVPQGLTPLEVIRFLDTAQPVRHRVTVPEGKRMTEIAAIFAEDGWADPAVFIHLCQDAAFLKELGVTAASLEGYLFPETYTLVRGEIDERKLIRMMVERFFAVWQELTGPETAQRTDQVGKYNQHQLLILASIVEKETGSAGERDVIAGVFYNRLKKGMRLQSDPTTIYGIENFNGNLTKADLERWSPYNTYVIPGLPAGPICNPGAAALQAVLQPANVPYLYFVSQNDGSHYFSKSLQEHNRAVYKYQKLRKKR; this is encoded by the coding sequence ATGCGTTCATTCTGTCTTTTTTTTCTCCTCGCTACCTTTCTTCTCTGCTTAGCCGTAGGCGGCTGGTTTGCTGCATATGTCTTCACGCCTTCTCCCGGCACAGAGAAGCGCATTGTCGATATTCCCAAAGGAGCGGGTGTCCGGCAGATACAATCTCTTCTTGCCCTGAAAGAAATAATCATTGCTGATGATATTCGTTTTCTTACTCTGGCCCGGCTCTTCCATGTGCTTGATCATCCGCCGCGACTGCGAGCCGGGGAGTTTGAGGTACCGCAGGGTTTGACTCCATTGGAGGTGATTCGTTTCCTGGATACGGCCCAGCCAGTGCGTCATAGAGTCACGGTCCCGGAAGGAAAAAGGATGACCGAGATTGCAGCCATCTTTGCAGAGGACGGTTGGGCAGATCCTGCGGTCTTTATCCACCTTTGTCAGGACGCGGCCTTTTTGAAAGAGCTGGGGGTAACAGCAGCTTCTTTAGAGGGATACCTTTTCCCCGAAACCTATACCCTGGTTCGTGGAGAGATTGATGAGCGGAAGCTTATTAGAATGATGGTTGAACGCTTTTTCGCAGTTTGGCAGGAACTAACTGGCCCAGAAACGGCACAGAGGACAGACCAAGTGGGGAAATATAACCAGCATCAGCTGCTCATCTTGGCCTCTATTGTGGAAAAGGAAACCGGTTCAGCCGGGGAACGGGATGTGATCGCCGGGGTGTTTTATAATCGCCTCAAAAAGGGGATGCGGCTCCAGTCTGACCCCACCACTATCTACGGCATTGAGAATTTCAACGGCAACCTGACCAAGGCAGATCTTGAGCGATGGAGCCCGTATAATACCTATGTCATTCCAGGCCTGCCCGCTGGCCCCATCTGTAATCCTGGGGCCGCAGCTCTTCAGGCGGTTTTACAGCCAGCAAATGTGCCCTATCTCTATTTCGTCTCCCAGAATGACGGGAGCCATTATTTTTCCAAGAGCCTCCAAGAGCATAACCGGGCGGTATATAAATATCAGAAGCTGAGGAAGAAGAGATGA
- a CDS encoding AAA family ATPase yields MKKLGLGVQDFAAFTTENLIYVDKTELIYRLIDDGKYYFLSRPRRFGKSLLINTMQELFSGNKILFEGCWIYDKWDWQKQYPVIRISFAEIEYRTLGLEKALEIFLAEQAERHTVILESTSYGGQLLELIRKVGQDTPTAVLIDEYDKPIIDYLEQSEFGQAQENREILKTLYAGIKDQGRYLRFFFMTGVSKFSKVSIFSDLNHLTDITMTRHFAAIAGYSEAEIRTYYGGYLQGLADEFGWSLDETIKQTAQWYNGYSWDGETFLFNPYSVLRLFYDREFKNFWFETGSPTFLINRLKESGKKINESINKTVRETAFSKYDIDNMNITAIMFQTGYLTVKQSDRTCGEYLLEFPNKEVRDSFLNFAVEHYAGSSPDEMSCIVDMLLAALEQNEMHNFLKALQALFSSIAVKQLDKVKEYEGFYHSVIYIVLKLLGIRIACEVQSHFGTTDAVITTERYIYVLEFKMGTAEAALEQIKTRKYHTPYLADSRTLVLVGFGFDKAERNLTDVLVEYPDNVL; encoded by the coding sequence ATGAAAAAACTCGGCTTAGGCGTTCAGGACTTTGCAGCCTTTACAACAGAAAACTTGATCTATGTGGACAAGACCGAGCTGATCTACCGCCTCATAGATGACGGCAAATATTACTTCCTTTCCCGCCCCAGGCGCTTCGGCAAATCCCTGCTGATCAACACCATGCAGGAGCTGTTCTCCGGCAACAAAATCTTATTCGAGGGCTGTTGGATCTATGACAAATGGGATTGGCAAAAACAGTACCCGGTTATCAGGATAAGTTTTGCCGAGATTGAGTACAGAACCCTGGGACTGGAAAAAGCATTGGAGATTTTTCTGGCGGAGCAGGCGGAACGACATACAGTTATTCTGGAATCGACAAGTTACGGTGGTCAACTCTTGGAACTGATCAGAAAAGTAGGTCAGGATACACCGACAGCAGTTCTTATCGATGAATATGACAAGCCGATCATCGACTATCTTGAGCAGTCCGAGTTCGGCCAAGCCCAGGAAAACCGGGAAATCCTCAAGACCCTCTATGCCGGGATCAAGGATCAGGGCAGGTATCTGCGCTTTTTCTTTATGACTGGGGTGTCTAAGTTCAGCAAGGTCTCTATTTTCAGCGATCTGAATCATCTCACCGACATCACCATGACCCGTCATTTCGCCGCCATCGCCGGATACAGCGAGGCAGAAATCAGGACATATTACGGCGGGTATTTGCAGGGTCTGGCCGATGAGTTCGGCTGGTCTCTGGACGAAACCATAAAGCAAACTGCTCAATGGTATAATGGTTACTCCTGGGACGGCGAGACCTTTCTCTTCAATCCCTATTCGGTGCTTCGCCTCTTTTATGACCGGGAATTCAAAAACTTTTGGTTTGAAACCGGCAGCCCGACCTTTCTCATCAACAGACTGAAGGAAAGTGGAAAAAAGATTAATGAATCAATCAATAAGACGGTCAGGGAAACAGCGTTCAGTAAGTATGATATCGACAATATGAACATCACCGCGATCATGTTTCAGACCGGCTACCTGACCGTGAAACAGTCGGACAGAACCTGCGGGGAATACCTGCTTGAGTTCCCCAATAAAGAAGTCCGGGACTCTTTTCTCAATTTTGCAGTGGAACATTATGCAGGCAGTTCACCAGATGAGATGAGCTGTATTGTGGATATGCTGCTTGCTGCCCTTGAGCAGAATGAAATGCACAATTTTCTGAAAGCCCTGCAGGCTCTGTTCAGTTCCATAGCGGTCAAGCAACTGGACAAGGTAAAGGAGTATGAGGGCTTTTATCACTCTGTTATCTATATCGTCCTCAAGCTTCTCGGCATTCGGATAGCCTGCGAGGTGCAATCCCATTTCGGCACAACAGATGCGGTTATTACAACAGAGCGTTATATATACGTGCTTGAATTCAAGATGGGCACCGCTGAAGCCGCCTTGGAGCAGATCAAAACAAGAAAATATCATACACCTTATCTAGCTGATAGCAGGACGCTGGTGCTTGTCGGATTCGGATTTGACAAAGCGGAACGGAATCTGACCGATGTACTCGTGGAATATCCGGATAACGTACTCTGA
- the cobT gene encoding nicotinate-nucleotide--dimethylbenzimidazole phosphoribosyltransferase, translated as MATTYKPNRSDHVDFLEATFRKIFPQNSEYREKATARLEQLTMPYWALGDLMDLAVDLAGMTRSMHPPVKRKRVVIMVGDHGVTAEGVSKYPSEVTAQMVYNFVNGGAGINALARQAGAEVSVVDMGCSEDLSALVNEGKIISKKIAAGTENMVHGPAMTRTQAVMAVEAGIEVAEQLGHEVDIFATGDMGIGNTTASTAIIATMTDKDLDQLTGRGTGLDDEQLEHKKEILARALQMNKPDAEDGLDVLAKVGGYEIGGIAGLIIGAAAQQKPILVDGFISTAGALIACKLEPFVRDYIICAHRSVEQGHAAMQEKIGCKPLLDLNLRLGEGTGAALAMNLVEAAVAVLTEVATFADAGVTGTPVE; from the coding sequence ATGGCAACAACATATAAACCGAATAGATCCGATCACGTCGATTTCCTCGAAGCCACCTTCCGGAAAATCTTCCCCCAGAACAGCGAATACCGCGAAAAGGCCACTGCCCGACTTGAGCAGCTGACCATGCCCTACTGGGCCTTGGGAGATCTCATGGATCTGGCTGTGGATCTGGCCGGAATGACTCGTTCCATGCATCCCCCGGTAAAGCGGAAAAGGGTGGTGATCATGGTGGGAGATCACGGGGTTACCGCAGAAGGGGTGTCCAAGTATCCTTCCGAGGTAACGGCCCAGATGGTCTACAACTTTGTCAACGGCGGTGCAGGCATCAACGCCTTGGCCCGGCAGGCCGGAGCAGAGGTCTCTGTGGTGGACATGGGCTGTTCTGAGGACTTGTCGGCGCTGGTTAATGAGGGCAAGATTATCTCCAAAAAGATTGCAGCCGGTACCGAAAATATGGTCCACGGACCGGCCATGACCCGGACCCAGGCGGTTATGGCCGTGGAAGCAGGCATTGAGGTGGCAGAGCAGTTGGGTCATGAGGTGGATATCTTTGCCACTGGCGATATGGGGATCGGGAATACCACAGCCAGCACAGCCATTATCGCCACCATGACCGACAAGGACCTGGACCAGCTCACTGGCCGGGGAACCGGCCTTGATGATGAGCAACTGGAACACAAGAAAGAGATCCTGGCCCGGGCCCTGCAAATGAATAAACCCGATGCCGAGGACGGACTGGACGTGCTGGCCAAGGTGGGTGGGTATGAAATCGGCGGTATTGCTGGTCTGATCATCGGCGCTGCGGCCCAACAGAAACCCATCCTGGTGGACGGCTTTATATCCACTGCCGGGGCCTTGATCGCCTGCAAGCTGGAACCCTTTGTCCGTGATTATATCATCTGCGCCCATCGCTCGGTAGAACAGGGACATGCTGCCATGCAAGAGAAAATCGGTTGTAAACCGCTGCTGGATCTCAACCTCCGCCTGGGGGAGGGAACAGGTGCTGCCCTGGCCATGAATCTGGTGGAAGCGGCAGTGGCTGTCCTCACTGAGGTGGCGACCTTTGCCGATGCCGGGGTCACAGGAACACCAGTCGAATGA